One Bombina bombina isolate aBomBom1 chromosome 5, aBomBom1.pri, whole genome shotgun sequence DNA segment encodes these proteins:
- the LOC128659877 gene encoding gastrula zinc finger protein XlCGF26.1-like isoform X7 has translation MIPQTPIVSDTNGYSQTLGLAQQIFKEDGELAGTWKQSLCTESNLVIKQEDNIYDLSKCGKSFTEKSSLETHERSHTGEKPFTCTECGKSFTEKSYLKCHERIHTGEKPFPCTECGTCFTEKSHLKSHKRIHTGEKPFTCTECGKCFTVKSSLKTHERIHTGEKPFTCAECGKSFTKKSNLKKHEKIHTGEKPFTCTECGKSFTEKNSLETHERSHTGEKPFTCTECGKSFTEKSHLKRHERIHTGEKPFPCTKCGTCFTEKSHLKSHKRIHTGEKPFPCTECGKCFTVKSSLKTHERIHTGEKPFTCTECGKSFTEKFNLKKHEKIHTGEKPFTCTECGKSFAEKSSLETHERSHTGEKPFTCTECGKSFTEKFNLKKHEKIHTGEKPFTCTECGKSFTEKSSLETHERSHTGVKPFTCTECGKSFTEKGHLKSHERIHTGEKPFTCTECGKSFTEKGHLKSHERIHTGEKLFTCTECGKCFTQMYCLKTHEMTHSGEKPFTCTECGKSFTRMYCLKTHERTHSGEKPFTCTECGKCFTVKSNLKTHERIHTGEKPFTCTECGKSFKENSSLETHERIHTGEKPFTCTECGKSFTHMSNLKNHESIHKGRNLSNV, from the exons ATGATACCACAAACTCCAATAGTCTCAGACACCAAtggctattcacaaacattggggttagcacagcagatatttaaagaagatggtgaattggcaggaacttggaagcaatcattatgtacagagagtaatttagtcatcaaacaagaggacaacatttatgacttatcta agtgtggaaaaagttttacagaaaagagtagtctggaaactcatgaaaggagtcacacaggagaaaagcctttcacatgtacagagtgtggaaaaagttttacagaaaagagttatctgaaatgtcatgaaaggattcacacaggagaaaaacctttcccatgtacagagtgtggaacatgttttacagaaaagagtcatctgaaaagtcacaaaaggattcacacaggagaaaagcctttcacatgtacagagtgtggaaaatgttttacagtaaagagtagtctgaaaactcatgaaaggattcacacaggagaaaagcctttcacatgtgcagagtgtggaaaaagttttacaaaaaagagtaatctgaaaaagcatgaaaagattcacacaggagaaaagcctttcacatgtacagagtgtggaaaaagttttacagaaaagaataGTCtggaaactcatgaaaggagtcacacaggagaaaagcctttcacatgtacagagtgtggaaaaagttttacagaaaagagtcatctgaaacgtcatgaaaggattcacacaggagaaaaacctttcccaTGTACAAAGTGTGGAacatgttttacagaaaagagtcatctgaaaagtcacaaaaggattcacacaggagaaaagcctttcccatgtacagagtgtggaaaatgttttacagtaaagagtagtctgaaaactcatgaaaggattcacacaggggaaaagcctttcacatgtacagagtgtggaaaaagttttacagaaaagtttaatctgaaaaagcatgaaaagattcacacaggagaaaagcctttcacatgtacagagtgtggaaaaagttttgcagaaaagagtagtctggaaactcatgaaaggagtcacacaggagaaaagcctttcacatgtacagagtgtggaaaaagttttacagaaaagtttAATCTTAAAAagcatgaaaagattcacacaggagaaaagcctttcacatgtacagagtgtggaaaaagttttacagaaaagagtagtctggaaactcatgaaaggagtcacacaggagtaaagcctttcacatgtacagagtgtgggaaaagttttacagaaaagggtcatctgaaaagtcatgaaaggattcacacaggggaaaagcctttcacatgtacagagtgtgggaaaagttttacagaaaagggtcatctgaaaagtcatgaaaggattcacacaggggaaaagcttttcacatgtactgagtgcggcaaatgttttacacaaatgtattgtctgaaaactcatgaaatgactcactcaggagaaaagcctttcacatgtacagagtgtggaaaaagttttacacgaatgtattgtctgaaaactcatgaaaggactcactcaggagaaaagcctttcacatgtacagagtgtggaaaatgttttacagtaaagagtaatctgaaaactcatgaaaggattcacacaggagaaaagcctttcacatgtacagagtgtggaaaaagttttaaagaAAATAGTAGTCtggaaactcatgaaaggattcacacaggggaaaagcctttcacatgtacagagtgtggaaaaagttttacacatatgagtaatctgaaaaaccatgaaagtattcacaagggaagaaacctttcgaATGTTTAG
- the LOC128659877 gene encoding oocyte zinc finger protein XlCOF6-like isoform X6 encodes MIPQTPIVSDTNGYSQTLGLAQQIFKEDGELAGTWKQSLCTESNLVIKQEDNIYDLSSGIIISEDKPHTFTEFSKHIKEGKSLQSSQMIHTKHERTHSGEKPFTCTECGKSFTEKSHLKTHERIHTGEKPFICTECGKCFTSKSSLKTHERIHTGEKPFTCTECGKSFTEKSHLKCHERIHTGEKPFTCTECGKSFTEKSSLETHERSHTGEKPFTCTECGKSFTEKSYLKCHERIHTGEKPFPCTECGTCFTEKSHLKSHKRIHTGEKPFTCTECGKCFTVKSSLKTHERIHTGEKPFTCAECGKSFTKKSNLKKHEKIHTGEKPFTCTECGKSFTEKNSLETHERSHTGEKPFTCTECGKSFTEKSHLKRHERIHTGEKPFPCTKCGTCFTEKSHLKSHKRIHTGEKPFPCTECGKCFTVKSSLKTHERIHTGEKPFTCTECGKSFTEKFNLKKHEKIHTGEKPFTCTECGKSFAEKSSLETHERSHTGEKPFTCTECGKSFTEKFNLKKHEKIHTGEKPFTCTECGKSFTEKSSLETHERSHTGVKPFTCTECGKSFTEKGHLKSHERIHTGEKPFTCTECGKSFTEKGHLKSHERIHTGEKLFTCTECGKCFTQMYCLKTHEMTHSGEKPFTCTECGKSFTRMYCLKTHERTHSGEKPFTCTECGKCFTVKSNLKTHERIHTGEKPFTCTECGKSFKENSSLETHERIHTGEKPFTCTECGKSFTHMSNLKNHESIHKGRNLSNV; translated from the exons ATGATACCACAAACTCCAATAGTCTCAGACACCAAtggctattcacaaacattggggttagcacagcagatatttaaagaagatggtgaattggcaggaacttggaagcaatcattatgtacagagagtaatttagtcatcaaacaagaggacaacatttatgacttatctagtggaattattatttcagaggataaaccacacacatttactgagttttcaaaacatattaaagaagggaaaagtctacagtctagccaaatgattcatacaaag catgaaaggactcactcaggagaaaagcctttcacatgtacagaatgtggaaaaagttttacagaaaagagtcatctgaaaactcatgaaaggattcacacaggagaaaagcctttcatatgtacagagtgtggaaaatgttttacttcaaagagtagtctgaaaactcatgaaaggatccacacaggggaaaagcctttcacatgtacagagtgtggaaaaagttttacagaaaagagtcatctgaaatgtcatgaaaggattcacacaggagaaaaacctttcacatgtacagagtgtggaaaaagttttacagaaaagagtagtctggaaactcatgaaaggagtcacacaggagaaaagcctttcacatgtacagagtgtggaaaaagttttacagaaaagagttatctgaaatgtcatgaaaggattcacacaggagaaaaacctttcccatgtacagagtgtggaacatgttttacagaaaagagtcatctgaaaagtcacaaaaggattcacacaggagaaaagcctttcacatgtacagagtgtggaaaatgttttacagtaaagagtagtctgaaaactcatgaaaggattcacacaggagaaaagcctttcacatgtgcagagtgtggaaaaagttttacaaaaaagagtaatctgaaaaagcatgaaaagattcacacaggagaaaagcctttcacatgtacagagtgtggaaaaagttttacagaaaagaataGTCtggaaactcatgaaaggagtcacacaggagaaaagcctttcacatgtacagagtgtggaaaaagttttacagaaaagagtcatctgaaacgtcatgaaaggattcacacaggagaaaaacctttcccaTGTACAAAGTGTGGAacatgttttacagaaaagagtcatctgaaaagtcacaaaaggattcacacaggagaaaagcctttcccatgtacagagtgtggaaaatgttttacagtaaagagtagtctgaaaactcatgaaaggattcacacaggggaaaagcctttcacatgtacagagtgtggaaaaagttttacagaaaagtttaatctgaaaaagcatgaaaagattcacacaggagaaaagcctttcacatgtacagagtgtggaaaaagttttgcagaaaagagtagtctggaaactcatgaaaggagtcacacaggagaaaagcctttcacatgtacagagtgtggaaaaagttttacagaaaagtttAATCTTAAAAagcatgaaaagattcacacaggagaaaagcctttcacatgtacagagtgtggaaaaagttttacagaaaagagtagtctggaaactcatgaaaggagtcacacaggagtaaagcctttcacatgtacagagtgtgggaaaagttttacagaaaagggtcatctgaaaagtcatgaaaggattcacacaggggaaaagcctttcacatgtacagagtgtgggaaaagttttacagaaaagggtcatctgaaaagtcatgaaaggattcacacaggggaaaagcttttcacatgtactgagtgcggcaaatgttttacacaaatgtattgtctgaaaactcatgaaatgactcactcaggagaaaagcctttcacatgtacagagtgtggaaaaagttttacacgaatgtattgtctgaaaactcatgaaaggactcactcaggagaaaagcctttcacatgtacagagtgtggaaaatgttttacagtaaagagtaatctgaaaactcatgaaaggattcacacaggagaaaagcctttcacatgtacagagtgtggaaaaagttttaaagaAAATAGTAGTCtggaaactcatgaaaggattcacacaggggaaaagcctttcacatgtacagagtgtggaaaaagttttacacatatgagtaatctgaaaaaccatgaaagtattcacaagggaagaaacctttcgaATGTTTAG